The Cottoperca gobio chromosome 8, fCotGob3.1, whole genome shotgun sequence genome contains the following window.
TGCTGTTTATCGGACAGAGGAAACGttatgtaaaacacacatacacacacacacacacacacacacactcacgcacacactgcTGCCTCCCACCGCGCTCTCCCATTGGCTGAGGTCTTCTATTAATGAGAGTTTCACgtgtgctgctgcagactgaTAAAGCGAGCATCTCCTGGACTAGTCGGCTTTACCAtcactatataaatataaatgaacgtTTAGCTGTCATTTTCATGTCCTATTTGTTAACTTGGTAGCACTTGAAGATGACGAGTAAAATTAAGTTTGTTCGGTCTCTGGCTAAGACTGCAGCGCTGGCCAACGTGCCCAAACACATCGATCATTTCTCAAagttctccccctctcctctgtccATGAAGCAGTTCTTGGATTTCGGTGAGTGCGTTGTGTCTATAACAATGTTTACATGCAGACTTGctttcattgaaaaataaattctcaTTGTCTGTGTGAACCCGAATCTTTTATTCTAGTCTCATCACTTTAGTTTGatcgtgtttttatttatgtattcatcTACTTGTTTATGTATGTCGGCTAtgcattattactattattttgattattgtaTTTGGTTCTTATTTAAGTTGTAATGTAACGTTTAGGCTACTATATACATATTCCATTCGAACAGTAATAAGCTTTAAGTAATATTGCATCTATAAAATGAGGTCGAATTGATTCTGCTACAATCTCTGCATTGTGCTGCTCAACGTTGCTCCTGTGCTCAGCGATCAGGAAGGGCGCTGACGCTGCGACAAAGAGCAGTCCTGTAATAAAATGTGCCTCAATGTGCCTAACACCTCGCCTCAACACTGAAGGAAAACAAGCTGTCAGTTAAGCTGTCAGCCTGCTGTGACCTCAGAGAGAGCGCGATCATTCCCAGTATGTTAATGATGTTGATGCTGGTAACATTGCTGCTGCTcatgttaatgtgagtaatgctGATGACATGACAGCACATTATGATTTTTGTTAGGGACTGTACACAAATGACAAGGGAAAGAGTGGTCTGAAGGTCTGGTAGTCTTGACTAGAAGAGTCTCCTTATAAattgacatttaatttcagcCATCATTTCCAATATTATTAATAGTTTAGTAAATAGCAACAATACTTTTTTGCAACTTTTTTCAGGATCAGAGAAAATCACTAATCTTCCTGTGGAGGGCCCTGCTTTCTTTTAAACAATGCAAAACCATCCTTATAGTCCCTTAGTTTTGTTCTAATtatcctgttttttttctcctcatgATTCAATCCGTAATTAATTAGTACATTCTTGACCTTGGTCCACTAAGGAGTTTTCACAGAGGGTTCAAGCACATCTCACGGCCATCTCAATTTGCTCTCAGCACCGTGAGATGCGGTTGAAAGTGCCATCAAAAGCTAGTTAGTGACCTTGAGTCAAGAATATTTTGTCAAACCAGTAATAACTTCTTTCATGTAATTTTACATTAAATAGTAATCCTCTTCTGTTCTTTTCCCCAGGTTCGACCAATGCCTGTGAACGCACATCGTTTGTCTTCCTTCGTCAGGAGCTTCCTGTCCGTTTATCCAACATCATGAAGGAGATTAACCTGCTGCCGGAGCGGCTGCTGGCCACGCCCTCCATCCAGCTGCTCCAGAGCTGGTGAGGCATAGAGAATACTCACTGAAGAATTCATAGAATACCTGATTAACTGGTGACTCATTTACTGACCTGTTTACTGACTGACCTGACATGTCACTGCATAAAACATCCTACTGAAGTAAAATaaactgtttctttctgtttttaccaAAAGGAGCTTAGTATAATATATGCACCAGACTACATGTAACGTTCCACCCTTGGAGATTTTCATGTTTTCACATGACCCTTAATTTTTTCTGCTGAGTAGGTTCTCATTTTTAAGAGTTGCAAGTTTGTTAATCTGATTGCTCTGAATAGCAGACCAATACTGTACTGTGGGCTCAGAATTAAccacatattacattacagagcAGGAGGGAGGGTGGCTGAACTTTGTCCCAGTTCCTCCCCTAACCCTCTGATTTGATCTGATTGAATATATCGAAAGATTGTaatctgttaaataaatgagaCACTTGGATCTTTGAGTATTTTGAAAGTGTTCAAAGTATTTTGGGCATGTCATTTTGCAAGGCGACATTTGACTTGAtgatgcaaaaagaaaatgctctGGTTACATTTATTATCGATGAGTTGAGGCAAATTCAAGATGTGTTCCGTCTTTTGTCACGGACATGTGACATTTGACCTCATTGTTGGTGGATTGTAATGTTGCTGATTTTTGGAAGTTTGAGAAGTTTGGCTTATACAACAATGCAGAGAATGGTTGTTTTAGGTTTTTAAAACTGACATGATCTTGCAATATTAATTTTACGTTTGTATTTCATGTTTATATATCTAGTAgattcaccacacacacacagacacacacacacacacacatacacacacacacacacacacacacacacttcaggcCTGGTGATAGATTGTGGTGTTTAcgttctcctctctgtctcctccgtctctctgtttttctgtctcgcTCACCCAGTGGAAAGTCTCCCTAATATCCAGACTGCAGCGGGGTtagtgtgtgcacgtgtgtgtctgCCATGCTCTAGCTACCACTATCTCCTGTGACAGCAGGCATGCTGGTGTTTTCTCAGGTACATCCAGAGCCTGATGGAGATCCTGGAGTTTCTAGACAAGAACCCAGATGATCACAGAGTCCTTGAGATGTGAGTGTAGCACAACTAtctgaaaaaacaaatagaaaacagaTCTTCTTCCTCTGGTCCTGTTCTTTCTTACCTGCCCTCTCTTTCTGTCGCCCTCCTTTGCCCACCAATTCCAGGTTCGTGGAAGTCTTGGAGGCCATCAGGAACCGGCACAACGAGGTGGTCCCTACCATGGCCCAGGGAATCATTGAGTACAAAGACACTTTCAACCAGCAAGACGCTGCTACTCATCACAACATCCAGTACTTCCTGGACCGCTTCTACACCAGCCGCATCTCCATCCGCATGCTCATCAACCAGCACAGtgagctgccacacacacacacacacacacacacacacacacaaacacatgaattgCTGCATGATTGAGTTGAGTTCAGTTTGTATCCAGCTTTTAGAACCACAACTGACCACATGACCATAGATGATTACACAGTAagattatgtaaatatatagaatCTCACAACTACTAGTAATAGTGGTAATTGTAGTAGGAGTAATAacgttttcttctttctctactTTCTTGCAGCTCTTGTCTTCAACGGCAACACAAACCCTGCCCACCCCAACACGATTGGCTGTATCGACTCCATGTGTGATGTGCCAGAGGTTGCGCGAGgtaagaagaaggaggagagaggctgtTGCAGATGGTAACTAGGTTTATACCAGCTGACAATTCATTACAATCACATGACAATAATGTATTTAGAACATGGTAATATGCCATGACTTGAGTAAATACAGATATACAGTGTACAACATGcagtacatttgaaaaaaaagtcaaaaattaTAAAAGACAAAACCGTACTTTATTTGGTAGTTGCAGCTTTATACAACAGATTTATGGACTACCAACTAGGCAAAGTCACAGAGGCTCTGACCCCTGAAAGCCCCAGATTCACTGCATGCTATCTGgtttgtaatttaattatttgctAATCTGTTTTCAAACTTTTAATATGCTCCATTCCCTGTCCTTATAGAAAAGCCCTTAATCAAAATCTTATTTTAAGAACAGTTTTTTAGCTGATACTGTTATGGCTGGATTAACCAATTGGCAACATGTTGCTGTTGGTTGTGTATGCACTCTGTCTAGAGTTGGCTACCATTCACGTCATTCTTTCAGTACTTTACCCTCTTTGTAATagcaaaaatgtaattgcagTTGTATTAAGGTCTATGGCATGTATTTCCCCACTTAATTGTCAATCACTGTGTATATTACTAATTGGATTGTTGTCAAGTCAAACTGAAGCGGTcaagtcaagctggagctgtccAGATAGTAATGGGACAAACCAGATGTGACCAAtctgcacatttagaaaataacttgacAGTGAAAAACCACGGGGAACCGTGAAACTGGAGAACCAGGGAAATCTGGGAGCTTTAAACTGGAACAGCAAGAGCAATAACCTGGTGTCTTGGGGAAAAGACTCATCATCTGGGGTTCTTTCAAGAGTAGTTTACCTTAACTGTGGACAACCTGCGAAGTGGGATTAAACATGGCGGATCATGCTAATAAGAAATCAGTTGAGAAACTCAAAGTGGAGAGAACAAcggcaaaaaaagaaattttCTCGCCTGGTCAACAGCATTACCAGGACTTATGAAGACATGTCTGAAGAAGAACTAAGAAACAATTTCGATAAACTCACTATCAGAGCCGAGAAAGTCATGGAAGCAAATGACGATGTGGAGGCCGGATTCATTGCAGAACTGGAGGCGGAGCTCGACACAGATGAGGAAGCTGTGTTAACTGAACTGCAAAAAGATGACTTGGCAAGGACTGCAAATGAATGTGATGTAAAATTAAAGGAGGTTAAAGCCCTAACTCAGGAGGCTCTTTGGGTCAAGTTTGGGAATGTTGAAATGTCTACAGCACTACAGGCAACAGAAGATGCATGTGAaagcaccactgctgtgcaatccAACTGCAACCAGGAGGCATATGACTTTATGCTTAACtacctagagcaggggtcgggaacctaaccgcagacaattttgagctgacattttttaacatgattaacaagtaataaataattgtactgtgtcattttaaagtaaaacatttagcagcggatttgtttttagttctcccctctctttcctccgctctgtctctggctgtaggttaaggtgtgttcgcacatgtgtgCGTATggagcggagccccgcccttcgcgaagcagaggagcaactgcacaaagcaagcagtagaccgggggagtcaaactcattcacagagagggccaaca
Protein-coding sequences here:
- the LOC115012698 gene encoding pyruvate dehydrogenase (acetyl-transferring) kinase isozyme 2, mitochondrial-like isoform X2 — encoded protein: MTSKIKFVRSLAKTAALANVPKHIDHFSKFSPSPLSMKQFLDFGSTNACERTSFVFLRQELPVRLSNIMKEINLLPERLLATPSIQLLQSWYIQSLMEILEFLDKNPDDHRVLEMFVEVLEAIRNRHNEVVPTMAQGIIEYKDTFNQQDAATHHNIQYFLDRFYTSRISIRMLINQHTLVFNGNTNPAHPNTIGCIDSMCDVPEVARDAYESAKLLCERYYLGAPELELRQMNANNNREPFHISYIPSHLYHMLFELFKNAMRATIENHEASQTLPPIKVMVALGGEDLSIKMSDRGGGVPFRKTERLFSYMYSTAPRPSIGDKHRAPLGDLQLYSMEGYGTDAVVHLKALSTDSVERLPVFNKTALRHYKLSLEADDWCVPSKEPLDLAVYRASK
- the LOC115012698 gene encoding pyruvate dehydrogenase (acetyl-transferring) kinase isozyme 2, mitochondrial-like isoform X4; protein product: MTSKIKFVRSLAKTAALANVPKHIDHFSKFSPSPLSMKQFLDFGSTNACERTSFVFLRQELPVRLSNIMKEINLLPERLLATPSIQLLQSWYIQSLMEILEFLDKNPDDHRVLEMFVEVLEAIRNRHNEVVPTMAQGIIEYKDTFNQQDAATHHNIQYFLDRFYTSRISIRMLINQHTLVFNGNTNPAHPNTIGCIDSMCDVPEVARGFPTLNT
- the LOC115012698 gene encoding pyruvate dehydrogenase (acetyl-transferring) kinase isozyme 2, mitochondrial-like isoform X1, with translation MTSKIKFVRSLAKTAALANVPKHIDHFSKFSPSPLSMKQFLDFGSTNACERTSFVFLRQELPVRLSNIMKEINLLPERLLATPSIQLLQSWYIQSLMEILEFLDKNPDDHRVLEMFVEVLEAIRNRHNEVVPTMAQGIIEYKDTFNQQDAATHHNIQYFLDRFYTSRISIRMLINQHTLVFNGNTNPAHPNTIGCIDSMCDVPEVARDAYESAKLLCERYYLGAPELELRQMNANNNREPFHISYIPSHLYHMLFELFKNAMRATIENHEASQTLPPIKVMVALGGEDLSIKMSDRGGGVPFRKTERLFSYMYSTAPRPSIGDKHRAPLAGFGYGLPISRLYTRYFQGDLQLYSMEGYGTDAVVHLKALSTDSVERLPVFNKTALRHYKLSLEADDWCVPSKEPLDLAVYRASK